The following nucleotide sequence is from Solanum dulcamara chromosome 7, daSolDulc1.2, whole genome shotgun sequence.
TAGTAATAAAATTTGAGTACACTCTACACTCTTCAAATTCTATTTAGTGACATTTCACTAAatatgctattattattatataaaaattatttttctttttaaatcttATTAAAAAATAGTGGTATGATCATTTGGGCATCATAGTTGGAAGATTATTCATGTTCTTCGATACTAATGATAATTATATGCCAATAAAAATTGCGGTGAAATAATAAATAGCCCTTTCACCTTAGCAAGTACTACTTTCATTCATTAGTAGTATTTTGTTTTCACCATAAAGACTATAACctttttttaaattgaaaagagaaggaaaaagaaacTTCTCATACTTTTCCAAGCGCGTGTACACGCCCACCCACTTCGTTGGTTACCAATTTCCTATTCCATCACTCGTCAGCGACCAGTCACCCATAAAACCCTCTCCAAATCCGTACACAAAAACAACTCGTTTTCAGCCTTCTTCCGCCGCCCCAATAGCCGCCGTCGCCGTCTCACCACACTGAGCTACGCTCCGAATAGTTTACCACAATGGCGGCTTCAGCTTCTTCAACTATGCTTTTATCTTCAAAATCCTCACGCGCCTCCCTCTCATGGAAAAACCAGCTCGCTTCCACCTCTGCCTTTGGCGTCTCCGGGGTTACCCTCCCTCGCAGAAGCCACCTTCAGTGTCCTAGGTTCATCGTGTTCTCCATGGACGCCAAGCCTACGGTTCTCGTTGCTGAAAAACTAGGTGAGGCAGGGTTGAAACTTTTGAAGGAATTCGCTAACGTTGATTGCTCATATAACTTGAGTCCTGAAGAGCTGTGCACTAAGATCTCTCTTTGTGATGCGTTGGTTGTGCGAAGCGGAACTAAGGTGACCCGTGAGATCTTTGAATCTTCCGGTGGACGGCTGAAAGTTGTTGGACGTGCTGGTGTGGGGATTGATAACGTTGATCTTGCGGCGGCAACGGAGCATGGATGCCTTGTGGTTAATGCCCCCACTGCTAATACTGTTGCAGCTGCCGAGCATGGGATCGCGCTTCTCACCGCCATGGCTCGAAATGTTGCTCAAGCTGATGCTTCTGTTAAAGCTGGTACGCGTTTAACTTTACAAGAGACAGATCTAGAATTTTAAGTCCGGCAAACTACCAACACCCATCACAGTGGATGCAatcttaattaaatatatattttttaaaactttccaCTAAATATATGTAGTTTAAGCCGGAGTCAGTACTGAAATACAAAAGATTGTAATTTGACTTAGTTCTTATTCAAGTGAAATGCATGCACATATTCCTTGGTAGTATGTGTTGCAATTTTTTGCGGTAAAGACAacctttttatttatatttattacagTACCTTCTAAAGAGgagattttatcatttaaagTGTGTAATTCGAGTTGGGGTAGTTTATATGTGGGATTGGTCTATGAATTTCTTGATTCAAAGATAGATATGCTTGATAAGCATGGGAATTGATGAAATAGTTGATGTATTTTGAAGAAACAACTTCATCAATGTTGGTCAACATATCCCTGAAGTGTGTTGACAGGAAGACACAGGAGTAAGTAGGAAAAACCTGGAAATCCAGGCTCAAACTCTAGCTACAACACTTGGTCATGTCTTAGTCATCAGGCTTACCTGACACCTTCCTATTCTTGTGGGATGCATTAGTCAAGGTATGCGCAAGCTGACACTGTCATAAAAGAGATGCATAAAGGATGATCGACAGCTAATTGGTTTTATTATTTGTTCTGCTGTCAGTTGTAAGGATGATCCAAGCTGTCTTTAGTTTGCTACTTTTTTTCCAGATGTTTATTTGTTTGGAGTAGTTGTCTGAAATATTGTTTTCCAGGGCTGCTAATGAATTCCCCTGATATACTTGTTGCTTTAGCATTCTGAAAATTCGTATTATGATATGGTTTCCAGGGAAATGGTTGAGGAGCAAATATGTTGGTGTCTCCCTAGTAGGCAAAACACTTGCTGTGATGGGTTTTGGTAAGGTTGGATCAGAAGTTGCAAGGCGAGCTAAGGGGCTTGGCATGCATGTCATTGCTCATGACCCATATGCCCCTGCTGACCGTGCACGTGCTATTGGAGTGCAGCTTGTGAGCTTTGATGAAGCCCTTGCTTCTGCAGATTTCATCTCACTTCACATGCCACTAACCCCTGCTACAAAAAAGATGCTGAATGATGAAACTTTTGCAAAGATGAAAAAGGGTGTACGGATTGTGAATGTTGCTCGTGGGGGTGTGATTGATGAAGAAGCTTTGGTCAGGGCACTTGATGCAGGCATTGTGGCACAGGTCCTGGCTCTTCATCTTTGAGACACTCGAAACCTATGAATTACTATAGTAGTTATTTGTTATGCTATTGTTGTCTCTATATTTCCCTCAACCTTCATGCCTGTTGGAATATCAAGTGTCCAAAAGCCATTCTTAGCTGTCTTCCACATTTCCTCTCCATTACGGGATTAGACTCTAGAATAGACTTCTTCACTGTCAGTCTATGTAATTTTACTAACATATAAATCCTGTCACAGGCAGCACTTGATGTTTTCACTGAGGAGCCACCACCAAAGGATAGCAAGTTGATTCAACATGAGAATGTGACTGCAACTCCACATCTTGGTGCTAGTACTACAGAAGCTCAGGTTTGTGCACGTTACATTCATGTATGCCATACTTTTTCTTCCAGTTCATGCATTTACTGATACTCTTTGAATGATTGTCCAGGAAGGGGTGGCAATTGAGGTCGCTGAAGCAGTTGTTGGCGCTTTGAAAGGGGAGCTCTCAGCTACTGCTGTCAATGCACCTATGGTTCCTGCTGAGGTACATGCTTTCAGTATTTACCAGTTATCACCCTCTATTATTCATATTTCAGACGGGGATTAGATGGCTTGGTGCAGTGCTTAAAATGAACTAGTATGCCCATGTAGGACGTCTTGCATTTTTCTAATTAGCCTGTAATCTGCGTTATTGTTGTCGAGTCCTTACGGATATGTAGAGAAGTGCTTTATCCTTTTCCCCCTGTATTTTCTTTAACGGGGGAGTTGCTAGTTGAATTGATAAAACAAATGTCTGAATTTAATGTTTGCTACCTCTCTCTTGCAGGTGCTATTAGAGCTGAAGCCTTTTGTTGTACTTGCTGAAAAACTTGGTAGACTTGCTGTCCAGCTAGTTGCCGGTGGAAGTGGTGTGAAATCAGTGAAAGTAACATATGGTTCAGCAAGAGCACCTGATGATCTTGATACAAGATTGCTTCGTGCCATGATAACTAAAGGCATGATTGAGCCAATTTCCAGTGTTTTCATTAACTTGGTTAATGCAGATTTCACTGCTAAACAAAGGGGATTACAGATATCTGAAGAACGACTTCTCCTAGATGGTTCACCAGAAAGTCCAGTTGAGTTCATTCAGGTTCAGATAGCCAATGTAGAATCCAAGTACGCCAGTGCTATTTCTGATTCAGGAGAGATTAGAGTGGAGGGTAGAGTTAAGGATGGAGTACCTCATTTGACAAAGGTCGGATCTTTTGAAGTGGATGTGAGCTTGGAAGGTAGTATCATTCTTTGCAGCCAGGTTGATCAGCCAGGAATGATTGGAAAAGTGGGCAGCGTCTTGGGTGAGGAGAATGTGAACGTCAGCTTCATGAGTGTTGGAAGGGTTGCTCCTAGAAAGCAAGCTGTTATGGCTATTGGGGTGGATGAACAACCCAGCAAAGAGTCACTGAAGAGGATTGGGGAAATTCCTGCCATCCAGGAGTTTGTTTACCTTGGATTATAGGGTATGCTATAATTTTTGGGATCTGACTTCTTTATGAAGCCAATTTTGGTGATGTTGGTGTTTACAAGTAATTAAGTGTAGGAAAATAAACAACTCGGCTTTGCGATTAGAAGTATTTTTGCTATATTGAGATTTTTTATATGTCATGTTGTATTTCTTTTGGCTTTAAGAGAATATGAGCATTTCCTTGTTGTGCCCCCTGTTCAAACAACCGTTTGTACTTATTTCATCAGATATGTGCCCGCCCCTCTATAACCAGAGAATTAACCTGCATTGGGTGAGTAATGCGGAATAAAAGGAACTACCTGTCAAAGTACTAACTAACTGGAAATCAAGCTTTGATGATTAAGATCAATGAAGAGAAGGAACTTGAGCCTGAGCCGTTGGGAGTGAGATAAGTACTGGAAGATACCCCGATATGGAGCAATGCCGGCAGCATGCCCATAATTTGCGGGAGTCAATGTTGTTGACTCTGTACAAGAAAAGAATGTAAGTATGTAACCTCAGACAACAAACTGTGGTTCAACACAAACAAGCAACTTCAATTGCAGCAATGAGATCATCTTATTATTGAGCCATGTTGAGCTCAAGCTAAGAGCGACATACTCACCAACTCCACATcactttcaattttcaaacctCATGACGTGAAGGAGAATGTAACGCCTCATTACTTTTGGACTCTGCTAGGAATTATGTGTGTGTTTGAGATGTAGCAAGTGTTAGGTGTGTGCTTGGGACTAAATTGAGTGGTTGGAATGGTGTGGATGATTAGAACATGGGTCCCTTGGTAGGGTGTATTAGGCAAAATAATGGTTTTACTTATACAACCCTATTTAATACTACCCCAGtcccagaccccacttagtgaaatttcactgggtatgttgttaccCTGTTCAATATTATTCGCATACATTTTTTTAATCACCCCTCCATAGGAGCACCCCTCATGAGCAACCTCTCTTGTCATACCTCTCTTATTATACATGGAAAACCATGACATTAACAAAACCAGTACCATTTTTATACTTATACACCCTATAACGTACTATTTAGAAACTATGCAAtccatgttatttttaatagaaTAAATCAAATAGTAGATAAGAAATAATGTCAGAATAAATAATCCCAACATTACTAATCCTAGTACTATTTGTATTCGGACCAAACAACCCCTAAGTGTTGTGTTGAGTGTTTTGCCTGCTGACGAGGTCAAGGGCTGGAAGCCTAGAACCCCTTGCATTAGTGTCTGCTAGCCGGTTAGCAAGCGAAGATTGA
It contains:
- the LOC129894382 gene encoding D-3-phosphoglycerate dehydrogenase 3, chloroplastic-like, which encodes MAASASSTMLLSSKSSRASLSWKNQLASTSAFGVSGVTLPRRSHLQCPRFIVFSMDAKPTVLVAEKLGEAGLKLLKEFANVDCSYNLSPEELCTKISLCDALVVRSGTKVTREIFESSGGRLKVVGRAGVGIDNVDLAAATEHGCLVVNAPTANTVAAAEHGIALLTAMARNVAQADASVKAGKWLRSKYVGVSLVGKTLAVMGFGKVGSEVARRAKGLGMHVIAHDPYAPADRARAIGVQLVSFDEALASADFISLHMPLTPATKKMLNDETFAKMKKGVRIVNVARGGVIDEEALVRALDAGIVAQAALDVFTEEPPPKDSKLIQHENVTATPHLGASTTEAQEGVAIEVAEAVVGALKGELSATAVNAPMVPAEVLLELKPFVVLAEKLGRLAVQLVAGGSGVKSVKVTYGSARAPDDLDTRLLRAMITKGMIEPISSVFINLVNADFTAKQRGLQISEERLLLDGSPESPVEFIQVQIANVESKYASAISDSGEIRVEGRVKDGVPHLTKVGSFEVDVSLEGSIILCSQVDQPGMIGKVGSVLGEENVNVSFMSVGRVAPRKQAVMAIGVDEQPSKESLKRIGEIPAIQEFVYLGL